In Musa acuminata AAA Group cultivar baxijiao chromosome BXJ3-9, Cavendish_Baxijiao_AAA, whole genome shotgun sequence, a single genomic region encodes these proteins:
- the LOC135583671 gene encoding uncharacterized protein LOC135583671 isoform X1, which translates to MRPPRCPHRNMVGRGADGRPDAEEDPSPAAAPSEAGLPGVDLLAQARKALSFRCPFDAEESTPRVPTLPSGLASFLLRASEGHRKHKKSQGETSEKPLGNRKPSTVWDETEEFFRPVTLDDIDMLVPKLPSGPGLLDSCLAMQVTGIGTADGQKSDNLVADAVELSSISSPKKEEVVSKQQVKDTENVQAAEEAQQMEVDKVVTVGGDTLSIQGGDDDHSSLHWILGSKERFVLTSERPNKKRKLLGRDAGLDRILLLPNSLSGASLCDFCCSPETRAESNKLLRCHSCNVLVHQKCYGVHEVPEGVWLCAWCKHLETTGEILERDGQEPGLRPCLLCPKEGGALKMVKGDSSLNTSGTTIKFMHLFCSLWTPEVHVVDTGSMELAMNMGGIEDRRRRLVCNVCKVKHGVCIRCSHGTCRTSFHPLCARESKHQMEIWGKFGCDNVELRVFCSKHYTIQGMDSVKDPKNMLAVGDHSLEAEPSSAVLAAKRLPKVRFTRKSRDKSMVQNEITNLNSEKLVQMDTDMEQNAVAGRIASEGNQAGSDAEMDSGGVIDSGNNRTPVDVAAVLRKLIDRGKISADEVAAEMGISLDSLQAALVGETTSFSPGLRLKIIKWLQSSIHMSALQQSRVRSSPAISSDIKGKDIDGSNAAAVKDPENKLAGDKMTDVEVLDAVLINSLPPRRRTKSNIRILKNNKALHSSGVASVLANGNRKIVDETDDMPVVISEDVKGDINGRKCSNLVESLSNEQNLPEMQIIEDMFKIEDSIFPLDPNGGQKRSPSNVGHSDLSDAEYKVDDAVEKVSSLDCKSNQADANTTIPYGSQRDCSKNFESDNVLLSSKFDLEYDGFCSISNIHPLIKKKLLHMQNSVFFKNNPRVPFFNDSANILCPSCTQQRLSCSCTGTNHSLDMTNLDQLSKAKRMGILGLSPEDEVEGEIIYLQARLLDNDVVVKHSYEDLLLKIVQNLSHELNASNKHKWDLILVNQFLREVREAKKRGRKERRHKEAQAVLAAAAAAAAASSRNSSLRKDSNDEIISATQESSVKVNAATGRAGFSTASVPRAREALRSSVAKLSSDKHSLAFQMPDLLKDNALSCEICMRTETILNRIFVCSSCKVAVHLDCYRRLRNPIASWKCELCEDMSLPSTSPKSQTDGKDRSAAIAQCGLCGGATGAFRKSADGQWVHALCAEWLLESKFRRGQENLVEGMDTILKEKDTCGICYFNFGACLKCSYGHCQYTFHPSCARAAGFYMNAKATGASLQHKAYCGKHSIEQREADNQQCGAEDLKSLKQIRVELEKLRLLCERIIKREKLKKELVLCSHDILASRRDCVAYSVLVRSSFFPTGTSSESATTSINNRSYSGTVQRSDEITVDSTVSGKNKIRFSLNNRDFDRNTDDSSTSQLSYKWKLANRESFAGKQLPRRSTSIASRRSAEDGEKNAKARKTETFQKELVMTSDQASMQNQRLPKGFFYVPVGSLSKEKPITQDLESCEPRELGG; encoded by the exons CAGGTGACTGGAATTGGCACGGCGGATGGCCAGAAATCTGATAACTTGGTTGCTGATGCAGTTGAATTGAGTTCTATTTCATCGCCTAAGAAGGAAGAGGTAGTCTCGAAGCAGCAAGTCAAGGACACTGAGAATGTTCAGGCAGCTGAGGAGGCTCAACAAATGGAAGTAGACAAGGTTGTGACAGTTGGTGGTGATACATTATCCATACAAGGGGGAGATGATGACCATTCGTCTTTGCATTGGATTTTGGGCTCAAAGGAACGATTCGTGCTCACATCAGAGCGCCCCAATAAGAAAAGAAAGCTCTTGGGTAGAGATGCTGGCTTGGATAGGATATTACTGCTCCCTAATTCATTATCGGGAGCTTCTCTCTGTGATTTCTGTTGTTCTCCAGAGACTAGAGCCGAGTCAAATAAGTTGCTTCGCTGCCATTCTTGCAACGTCTTGGTGCACCAGAAATGTTATGGAGTACATGAGGTTCCAGAGGGGGTTTGGTTGTGCGCTTGGTGCAAGCATTTAGAAACAACAGGAGAAATTTTAGAGAGAGATGGTCAGGAGCCTGGTCTAAGGCCATGCTTGCTGTGCCCTAAAGAAGGTGGAGCATTGAAAATGGTGAAAGGGGATTCTTCTCTGAACACAAGTGGCACTACTATAAAGTTTATGCACTTGTTTTGCAGTCTATGGACACCAGAAGTGCATGTGGTAGATACTGGATCAATGGAACTGGCTATGAACATGGGAGGCATAGAAGACAGACGTAGGAGACTCGTATGTAATGTTTGCAAGGTGAAGCATGGTGTATGCATACGGTGTAGTCATG GAACATGCAGGACATCTTTTCACCCTCTGTGTGCAAGGGAGTCAAAGCATCAAATGGAGATATGGGGAAAGTTTGGATGTGATAAT GTTGAATTGCGAGTTTTTTGCTCAAAGCACTATACTATTCAAGGTATGGACAGTGTTAAAGATCCAAAGAATATGTTGGCTGTTGGTGATCACTCTTTAGAAGCTGAGCCTTCGTCTGCTGTTCTAGCTGCTAAAAGGCTTCCAAAAGTGCGATTTACTCGCAAGAGCAGGGATAAAAGCATGGTGCAAAATGAAATTACAAACTTGAACTCGGAAAAGTTAGTACAAATGGACACGGATATGGAGCAGAATGCTGTGGCTGGTAGGATTGCTTCTGAAGGTAATCAAGCAGGTTCAGATGCAGAGATGGATTCTGGTGGAGTCATTGACAGTGGAAATAACAGAACTCCTGTTGATGTTGCTGCAGTTCTAAGAAAG CTAATTGATCGAGGTAAAATTAGTGCTGATGAAGTTGCAGCAGAGATGGGCATCTCATTGGATTCTTTACAAGCAGCTCTTGTT GGAGAAACAACATCCTTTTCACCTGGGTTGAGATTGAAAATTATCAAATGGCTTCAGAGTTCTATACATATGTCCGCTTTGCAACAATCAAGAGTTAGAAGTAGCCCTGCAATATCATCAGATATTAAAGGCAAAGATATTGACGGTTCAAATGCTGCTGCAGTAAAAGATCCTGAAAATAAACTAGCTGGTGATAAGATGACAGATGTTGAAGTGTTAGATGCTGTTCTGATTAATTCATTACCACCACGGCGGAGAACGAAAAGCAACATCAGGATACTGAAAAATAACAAAGCATTGCATTCATCTGGAGTAGCTTCAGTTCTGGCGAACGGTAACAGGAAAATAGTTGACGAGACTGATGACATGCCAGTTGTCATCAGTGAAGATGTGAAAGGAGATATTAATGGCAGGAAATGTTCCAATCTCGTTGAGAGTTTGTCAAATGAGCAAAATCTTCCGGAGATG CAGATAATCGAAGACATGTTTAAGATTGAGGATTCCATTTTTCCTCTGGATCCAAATGGAGGGCAGAAAA GAAGCCCCTCCAATGTTGGTCACAGTGACTTGTCTGATGCAGAGTATAAGGTGGATGATGCTGTGGAGAAGGTGTCTTCTCTTGATTGTAAAAGCAACCAAGCTGATGCTAATACCACAATACCATATGGCTCGCAGAGGGATTGCTCTAAGAATTTTGAAAGTGACAATGTGCTGCTTTCTAGTAAATTTGATCTAGA ATATGATGGATTTTGTTCAATTTCTAATATTCATCCATTGATCAAGAAGAAGTTGTTGCATATGCAGAACTCTGTGTTCTTCAAGAACAACCCTAGagttcctttcttcaatg ATTCAGCTAATATTTTGTGCCCTTCCTGCACTCAACAAAGACTGTCTTGTTCCTGCACCGGTACAAACCATTCATTGGATATGACAAATCTCGACCAGCTTTCTAAAGCTAAAAGGATGGGTATCTTGGGACTTTCCCCTGAAGATGAAGTGGAGGGGGAAATAATTTACTTACAAGCAAGGCTACTCGATAATGATGTTGTGGTCAAGCATAGTTATG AAGATTTATTGTTGAAGATTGTCCAGAATCTTTCACATGAGCTAAATGCTTCAAATAAACACAAATGGGATTTAATCCTTGTGAATCAGTTTCTCCGTGAAGTTAGAGAAGCAAAGAAGCGGGGAAGGAAAGAGAGAAGGCACAAAGAAGCCCAGGCTgtacttgctgctgctgctgcagcagctgCAGCTTCATCAAGAAACTCTTCATTAAGGAAAGATTCAAATGATGAGATCATCTCAGCAACTCAAGAG AGCTCTGTAAAAGTCAATGCTGCAACTGGTAGAGCAGGGTTCTCCACTGCATCGGTGCCTCGGGCAAGAGAGGCTTTGAGGTCATCTGTTGCTAAACTATCATCAGATAAGCATTCTCTGGCTTTTCAGATGCCAGATCTTTTAAAAGATAATGCACTGTCATGTGAAATTTGCATGCGAACTGAGACAATATTGAACCGGATCTTTGTCTGTTCAAGCTGCAAG GTTGCTGTTCACTTAGATTGCTACCGTAGGCTTAGAAATCCAATTGCTTCATGGAAATGTGAGCTATGCGAGGACATGTCCTTGCCATCTACTAGTCCTAAAAGTCAAACAGATGGCAAGGATAGATCTGCTGCTATAGCTCAATGTGGCTTATGTGGTGGTGCAACCGGTGCCTTTAGAAAGTCAGCAGATGGTCAGTGGGTTCATGCTTTATGTGCAGAG TGGCTGTTGGAGTCGAAGTTCAGAAGAGGGCAAGAAAATCTAGTGGAAGGAATG GACACTATTTTGAAGGAAAAGGACACTTGTGGTATCTGTTATTTCAATTTTGGTGCATGCCTAAAG TGCAGCTATGGACACTGTCAATATACTTTTCATCCTTCCTGTGCTAGAGCTGCtggattttacatgaatgccaaGGCCACTGGTGCAAGCTTACAACATAAGGCTTATTGTGGCAAGCATAGCATAGAGCAGAGAGAG GCTGACAACCAGCAATGTGGAGCTGAGGATCTGAAGAGCTTAAAACAAATACGG GTTGAATTGGAAAAATTGCGTCTTCTTTGTGAACGCATtatcaaaagagaaaaattaaaG AAAGAGTTGGTTCTTTGTTCACATGACATACTTGCTTCAAGAAGGGATTGTGTTGCGTATTCAGTGCTTGTAAGGAGTTCCTTTTTCCCAACTGGCACTAGTTCTGAATCTGCTACAACCTCTATAAATAATAGATCCTACAGTGGAACAGTTCAAAGATCAGACGAGATCACTGTGGACAGTACCGTTTCTGGTAAAAACAAAATTAGGTTTTCCTTGAACAATAGGGACTTTGATAGAAACACTGATGACAGCTCTACATCACAACTATCATATAAATGGAAATTAGCCAATAGGGAATCTTTTGCTGGTAAGCAACTTCCACGCAGATCAACATCTATTGCTTCAAGGAGATCAGCAGAAGATGGAGAAAAGAATGCTAAGGCAAGAAAG ACCGAGACTTTCCAGAAGGAGCTTGTGATGACTTCAGACCAAGCTTCTATGCAGAATCAACGGCTTCCTAAAGGATTCTTTTATGTTCCTGTTGGCTCTCTTTCTAAAGAAAAGCCAATTACCCAGGATTTGGAGTCTTGTGAGCCACGAGAGCTGGGTGGTTAG
- the LOC135583671 gene encoding uncharacterized protein LOC135583671 isoform X3, with translation MRPPRCPHRNMVGRGADGRPDAEEDPSPAAAPSEAGLPGVDLLAQARKALSFRCPFDAEESTPRVPTLPSGLASFLLRASEGHRKHKKSQGETSEKPLGNRKPSTVWDETEEFFRPVTLDDIDMLVPKLPSGPGLLDSCLAMQVTGIGTADGQKSDNLVADAVELSSISSPKKEEVVSKQQVKDTENVQAAEEAQQMEVDKVVTVGGDTLSIQGGDDDHSSLHWILGSKERFVLTSERPNKKRKLLGRDAGLDRILLLPNSLSGASLCDFCCSPETRAESNKLLRCHSCNVLVHQKCYGVHEVPEGVWLCAWCKHLETTGEILERDGQEPGLRPCLLCPKEGGALKMVKGDSSLNTSGTTIKFMHLFCSLWTPEVHVVDTGSMELAMNMGGIEDRRRRLVCNVCKVKHGVCIRCSHGTCRTSFHPLCARESKHQMEIWGKFGCDNVELRVFCSKHYTIQGMDSVKDPKNMLAVGDHSLEAEPSSAVLAAKRLPKVRFTRKSRDKSMVQNEITNLNSEKLVQMDTDMEQNAVAGRIASEGNQAGSDAEMDSGGVIDSGNNRTPVDVAAVLRKLIDRGKISADEVAAEMGISLDSLQAALVGETTSFSPGLRLKIIKWLQSSIHMSALQQSRVRSSPAISSDIKGKDIDGSNAAAVKDPENKLAGDKMTDVEVLDAVLINSLPPRRRTKSNIRILKNNKALHSSGVASVLANGNRKIVDETDDMPVVISEDVKGDINGRKCSNLVESLSNEQNLPEMQIIEDMFKIEDSIFPLDPNGGQKKYKVDDAVEKVSSLDCKSNQADANTTIPYGSQRDCSKNFESDNVLLSSKFDLEYDGFCSISNIHPLIKKKLLHMQNSVFFKNNPRVPFFNDSANILCPSCTQQRLSCSCTGTNHSLDMTNLDQLSKAKRMGILGLSPEDEVEGEIIYLQARLLDNDVVVKHSYEDLLLKIVQNLSHELNASNKHKWDLILVNQFLREVREAKKRGRKERRHKEAQAVLAAAAAAAAASSRNSSLRKDSNDEIISATQESSVKVNAATGRAGFSTASVPRAREALRSSVAKLSSDKHSLAFQMPDLLKDNALSCEICMRTETILNRIFVCSSCKVAVHLDCYRRLRNPIASWKCELCEDMSLPSTSPKSQTDGKDRSAAIAQCGLCGGATGAFRKSADGQWVHALCAEWLLESKFRRGQENLVEGMDTILKEKDTCGICYFNFGACLKCSYGHCQYTFHPSCARAAGFYMNAKATGASLQHKAYCGKHSIEQREADNQQCGAEDLKSLKQIRVELEKLRLLCERIIKREKLKKELVLCSHDILASRRDCVAYSVLVRSSFFPTGTSSESATTSINNRSYSGTVQRSDEITVDSTVSGKNKIRFSLNNRDFDRNTDDSSTSQLSYKWKLANRESFAGKQLPRRSTSIASRRSAEDGEKNAKARKTETFQKELVMTSDQASMQNQRLPKGFFYVPVGSLSKEKPITQDLESCEPRELGG, from the exons CAGGTGACTGGAATTGGCACGGCGGATGGCCAGAAATCTGATAACTTGGTTGCTGATGCAGTTGAATTGAGTTCTATTTCATCGCCTAAGAAGGAAGAGGTAGTCTCGAAGCAGCAAGTCAAGGACACTGAGAATGTTCAGGCAGCTGAGGAGGCTCAACAAATGGAAGTAGACAAGGTTGTGACAGTTGGTGGTGATACATTATCCATACAAGGGGGAGATGATGACCATTCGTCTTTGCATTGGATTTTGGGCTCAAAGGAACGATTCGTGCTCACATCAGAGCGCCCCAATAAGAAAAGAAAGCTCTTGGGTAGAGATGCTGGCTTGGATAGGATATTACTGCTCCCTAATTCATTATCGGGAGCTTCTCTCTGTGATTTCTGTTGTTCTCCAGAGACTAGAGCCGAGTCAAATAAGTTGCTTCGCTGCCATTCTTGCAACGTCTTGGTGCACCAGAAATGTTATGGAGTACATGAGGTTCCAGAGGGGGTTTGGTTGTGCGCTTGGTGCAAGCATTTAGAAACAACAGGAGAAATTTTAGAGAGAGATGGTCAGGAGCCTGGTCTAAGGCCATGCTTGCTGTGCCCTAAAGAAGGTGGAGCATTGAAAATGGTGAAAGGGGATTCTTCTCTGAACACAAGTGGCACTACTATAAAGTTTATGCACTTGTTTTGCAGTCTATGGACACCAGAAGTGCATGTGGTAGATACTGGATCAATGGAACTGGCTATGAACATGGGAGGCATAGAAGACAGACGTAGGAGACTCGTATGTAATGTTTGCAAGGTGAAGCATGGTGTATGCATACGGTGTAGTCATG GAACATGCAGGACATCTTTTCACCCTCTGTGTGCAAGGGAGTCAAAGCATCAAATGGAGATATGGGGAAAGTTTGGATGTGATAAT GTTGAATTGCGAGTTTTTTGCTCAAAGCACTATACTATTCAAGGTATGGACAGTGTTAAAGATCCAAAGAATATGTTGGCTGTTGGTGATCACTCTTTAGAAGCTGAGCCTTCGTCTGCTGTTCTAGCTGCTAAAAGGCTTCCAAAAGTGCGATTTACTCGCAAGAGCAGGGATAAAAGCATGGTGCAAAATGAAATTACAAACTTGAACTCGGAAAAGTTAGTACAAATGGACACGGATATGGAGCAGAATGCTGTGGCTGGTAGGATTGCTTCTGAAGGTAATCAAGCAGGTTCAGATGCAGAGATGGATTCTGGTGGAGTCATTGACAGTGGAAATAACAGAACTCCTGTTGATGTTGCTGCAGTTCTAAGAAAG CTAATTGATCGAGGTAAAATTAGTGCTGATGAAGTTGCAGCAGAGATGGGCATCTCATTGGATTCTTTACAAGCAGCTCTTGTT GGAGAAACAACATCCTTTTCACCTGGGTTGAGATTGAAAATTATCAAATGGCTTCAGAGTTCTATACATATGTCCGCTTTGCAACAATCAAGAGTTAGAAGTAGCCCTGCAATATCATCAGATATTAAAGGCAAAGATATTGACGGTTCAAATGCTGCTGCAGTAAAAGATCCTGAAAATAAACTAGCTGGTGATAAGATGACAGATGTTGAAGTGTTAGATGCTGTTCTGATTAATTCATTACCACCACGGCGGAGAACGAAAAGCAACATCAGGATACTGAAAAATAACAAAGCATTGCATTCATCTGGAGTAGCTTCAGTTCTGGCGAACGGTAACAGGAAAATAGTTGACGAGACTGATGACATGCCAGTTGTCATCAGTGAAGATGTGAAAGGAGATATTAATGGCAGGAAATGTTCCAATCTCGTTGAGAGTTTGTCAAATGAGCAAAATCTTCCGGAGATG CAGATAATCGAAGACATGTTTAAGATTGAGGATTCCATTTTTCCTCTGGATCCAAATGGAGGGCAGAAAA AGTATAAGGTGGATGATGCTGTGGAGAAGGTGTCTTCTCTTGATTGTAAAAGCAACCAAGCTGATGCTAATACCACAATACCATATGGCTCGCAGAGGGATTGCTCTAAGAATTTTGAAAGTGACAATGTGCTGCTTTCTAGTAAATTTGATCTAGA ATATGATGGATTTTGTTCAATTTCTAATATTCATCCATTGATCAAGAAGAAGTTGTTGCATATGCAGAACTCTGTGTTCTTCAAGAACAACCCTAGagttcctttcttcaatg ATTCAGCTAATATTTTGTGCCCTTCCTGCACTCAACAAAGACTGTCTTGTTCCTGCACCGGTACAAACCATTCATTGGATATGACAAATCTCGACCAGCTTTCTAAAGCTAAAAGGATGGGTATCTTGGGACTTTCCCCTGAAGATGAAGTGGAGGGGGAAATAATTTACTTACAAGCAAGGCTACTCGATAATGATGTTGTGGTCAAGCATAGTTATG AAGATTTATTGTTGAAGATTGTCCAGAATCTTTCACATGAGCTAAATGCTTCAAATAAACACAAATGGGATTTAATCCTTGTGAATCAGTTTCTCCGTGAAGTTAGAGAAGCAAAGAAGCGGGGAAGGAAAGAGAGAAGGCACAAAGAAGCCCAGGCTgtacttgctgctgctgctgcagcagctgCAGCTTCATCAAGAAACTCTTCATTAAGGAAAGATTCAAATGATGAGATCATCTCAGCAACTCAAGAG AGCTCTGTAAAAGTCAATGCTGCAACTGGTAGAGCAGGGTTCTCCACTGCATCGGTGCCTCGGGCAAGAGAGGCTTTGAGGTCATCTGTTGCTAAACTATCATCAGATAAGCATTCTCTGGCTTTTCAGATGCCAGATCTTTTAAAAGATAATGCACTGTCATGTGAAATTTGCATGCGAACTGAGACAATATTGAACCGGATCTTTGTCTGTTCAAGCTGCAAG GTTGCTGTTCACTTAGATTGCTACCGTAGGCTTAGAAATCCAATTGCTTCATGGAAATGTGAGCTATGCGAGGACATGTCCTTGCCATCTACTAGTCCTAAAAGTCAAACAGATGGCAAGGATAGATCTGCTGCTATAGCTCAATGTGGCTTATGTGGTGGTGCAACCGGTGCCTTTAGAAAGTCAGCAGATGGTCAGTGGGTTCATGCTTTATGTGCAGAG TGGCTGTTGGAGTCGAAGTTCAGAAGAGGGCAAGAAAATCTAGTGGAAGGAATG GACACTATTTTGAAGGAAAAGGACACTTGTGGTATCTGTTATTTCAATTTTGGTGCATGCCTAAAG TGCAGCTATGGACACTGTCAATATACTTTTCATCCTTCCTGTGCTAGAGCTGCtggattttacatgaatgccaaGGCCACTGGTGCAAGCTTACAACATAAGGCTTATTGTGGCAAGCATAGCATAGAGCAGAGAGAG GCTGACAACCAGCAATGTGGAGCTGAGGATCTGAAGAGCTTAAAACAAATACGG GTTGAATTGGAAAAATTGCGTCTTCTTTGTGAACGCATtatcaaaagagaaaaattaaaG AAAGAGTTGGTTCTTTGTTCACATGACATACTTGCTTCAAGAAGGGATTGTGTTGCGTATTCAGTGCTTGTAAGGAGTTCCTTTTTCCCAACTGGCACTAGTTCTGAATCTGCTACAACCTCTATAAATAATAGATCCTACAGTGGAACAGTTCAAAGATCAGACGAGATCACTGTGGACAGTACCGTTTCTGGTAAAAACAAAATTAGGTTTTCCTTGAACAATAGGGACTTTGATAGAAACACTGATGACAGCTCTACATCACAACTATCATATAAATGGAAATTAGCCAATAGGGAATCTTTTGCTGGTAAGCAACTTCCACGCAGATCAACATCTATTGCTTCAAGGAGATCAGCAGAAGATGGAGAAAAGAATGCTAAGGCAAGAAAG ACCGAGACTTTCCAGAAGGAGCTTGTGATGACTTCAGACCAAGCTTCTATGCAGAATCAACGGCTTCCTAAAGGATTCTTTTATGTTCCTGTTGGCTCTCTTTCTAAAGAAAAGCCAATTACCCAGGATTTGGAGTCTTGTGAGCCACGAGAGCTGGGTGGTTAG